A region of the Acidobacteriota bacterium genome:
GGGCGACGCCGTCCATGAGCCCGAGGCGATCACCGCCGCGGGGCGCGACGTGGTCATCATCGGCGGCGGTGACACGGGGGCGGACTGCCTTGGAACCGCCCACAGACAGGGTGCGCGATCGGTGCGCCAGCTGGAACTGCTGCCGCGCCCCCGCGACAGCCGCGCACCGGACAACCCCTGGCCGCAGTGGCCGAGTGTCTTTCGCATGTCCCCGGCACACGAGGAGGGCGGCGAACGCCTCTACTCCGTGTCCACGCAGCGCTTCGCCGGTGACGGCCGGGGGCGGGTCAAGGAACTGCATGCCGTGCGCGTGGAGATGCAGCGCCGCGACGGACAGATCGTGTTCGATCCGGTGCCGAGGAGCGATTTCGTCCTCCCGGCGGACCTGGTGCTGCTCGCCATGGGGTTTCTGGGTCCAGAGCCGGGCGGCATGCTCGCCGAGCTGGGCGTGGCGCTCACCCCACGGGGAACCGTTCAGCGCGACGGACGATGGATGACGAGCGCGCCGGGCGTGTTCACGTGCGGCGACATGCAGCGGGGCCAGTCGCTGGTCGTGTGGGCGATCGCCGAAGGACGCAGCGCGGCGCGCGGCGTGGATTTGTACTTGATGGGCCGGTCGGAGCTGCCCGCGCCTGTCGCCTGATTAACCGCCGGCGGCCGAACGGCTGGTGGCCCTGGCGATCAGCCGGCGCGGCGGCGCCCGCGCGCGGGGGACACTTCGCGCAGGTCTGGCCCTTCGGGCGCGGTGGGCTCGAATTGCGGCAGCATCCGCTCCATGGTGTGCATCAGTTCCTGCACGGCGCGCGGAACGCGCTCGCCGCTTCGATAGACCCACCCCGTCTCGCGCACGAGCAGCTGCCGCCGGATGCGCGCGACGCACAGCTTTCCGCCGCGCGTCTCCTGGTCGACCGATCGGAACGGCGCGATGCCGATGCCAAGGCCCGAGGCGATCATCGACTTGATGATCTCGACGTTCTCGGTTTCCGCGACCACACGCGGTTTGATCCGCTCGCGGATGAAGAACTCGTCGATCATCCGGCGCGTGTTCGAGCCCGTTTCGAACAGCACGAACGGCTGGCCGACCAGCGCTTCGGGCTCGATCGGCTGCGGCTGCGAGGCGAGCGGATGGCCCGCCGGCATGACGAGCAGGAGCTCCTCGCGCAGCACGGGCACGGTCGTGAGCGCCGGATCGTCGATGGGCAGCACCAGCAGCGCCAGGTCGGCGCGGCCCGTCCGGAGCCGCCCGAGCAGGC
Encoded here:
- a CDS encoding LysR family transcriptional regulator; its protein translation is MDLRQLEILRAIAETGSFTAAGARLHVSQSAISRQVLLLEEEFDESLFIRFGRRVQITPAGEALLHLSHRVFADIRETSAQIRDTQKTLTGVLNLVGGMTVCLYVFPLLLKEFRQHHPGVEIKIAVGSTRRLLGRLRTGRADLALLVLPIDDPALTTVPVLREELLLVMPAGHPLASQPQPIEPEALVGQPFVLFETGSNTRRMIDEFFIRERIKPRVVAETENVEIIKSMIASGLGIGIAPFRSVDQETRGGKLCVARIRRQLLVRETGWVYRSGERVPRAVQELMHTMERMLPQFEPTAPEGPDLREVSPARGRRRAG